From Chloroflexi bacterium ADurb.Bin180, the proteins below share one genomic window:
- the hypF gene encoding Carbamoyltransferase HypF: MDHRAAREETSDLVARYVELTGIVQGVGFRPFVYNLALGHGLRGWVRNTSASVQVYVEGAPAQVDAFVGELRSKAPPLARIESVTVQACTLQGAERFVIEESLPQPGAYQLVSPDIATCADCRRELFDPQDRRYGYPFINCTNCGPRFTIIEDIPYDRPNTTMSEFTMCPECRAEYEDPANRRFHAQPNACPVCGPHLQLIDKAGAPLQQAQQSAEGGDLAMIREAVRLLKEGRILAIKGLGGYQLACDGRNEEAVCLLRSRKKRPAKPFALMIESVGEIRRRCQVSDSEERLLTSPAAPIVLLRQKLPTDIAPGVAPQNNYLGVMLPCTPLHHLLMREADRPLVMTSGNLSEEPICSQNDEALQRLGHLADAFLVHNRGIHSRYDDSVWMVPASVGPQPIRRARGYAPNPVRLNGPMPRVLALGAELKNTFCLTRDHYAFVSQHIGDLENLETLEHLTATIELYERLFRFTPEVVACDLHPDYLATQYAQERAREQGLPLIPVQHHLAHIASCLADNNWPADGPPVIGVALDGTGLGGDGRIWGGEFLIADCHSARRFGHLEYLPLPGGDSATRKPYRIALAYLQALLGEVPHVPALEAVPREELENIQRMVAGSVNTPLTSSCGRLFDAVSALLGVCSATSYDAQAAIELEMAVGDIDAAQVAPYAFGLDTTPEGGMLRLQPLFQGLITDLLAGVGVPTMSVRFHRTVSAMVTAMASLIREQHQVDTVALSGGCFQNRLLLRLCVESLRAERFDVLVHHQVPSNDGGISLGQAIVAGLRMAGASRQKRVL; encoded by the coding sequence AGCAGCGCGAGAAGAGACGTCGGACCTAGTCGCTCGCTACGTCGAGCTGACGGGCATCGTGCAGGGTGTAGGCTTCCGCCCTTTTGTGTACAACCTGGCACTGGGTCACGGACTGCGCGGCTGGGTGCGCAACACGTCAGCCAGCGTTCAGGTGTACGTTGAGGGGGCGCCCGCGCAGGTGGACGCCTTTGTCGGTGAACTGCGCAGCAAAGCCCCGCCCCTGGCGCGGATCGAAAGCGTTACCGTTCAGGCGTGTACACTGCAGGGAGCGGAGCGGTTTGTCATTGAGGAAAGCCTCCCTCAGCCGGGGGCCTATCAGCTCGTGTCGCCGGACATCGCCACGTGCGCCGACTGCCGGCGTGAGCTGTTCGATCCGCAGGACCGAAGGTACGGCTACCCCTTCATCAACTGCACCAACTGTGGACCGCGCTTTACGATCATCGAGGACATTCCTTACGACCGGCCCAACACGACCATGAGCGAGTTTACCATGTGCCCGGAGTGCCGGGCCGAGTATGAGGACCCCGCAAACAGACGTTTTCACGCCCAGCCGAACGCCTGTCCGGTGTGCGGGCCGCACCTGCAGTTGATTGACAAGGCCGGCGCTCCGCTCCAGCAGGCGCAGCAGTCGGCCGAGGGTGGGGACCTGGCGATGATCAGGGAGGCGGTGCGGCTGCTCAAGGAGGGCCGCATCCTGGCGATCAAGGGCCTGGGGGGATACCAGCTCGCCTGCGATGGTAGAAACGAGGAGGCGGTGTGCCTCCTGCGTTCACGGAAGAAGCGGCCAGCCAAACCCTTCGCACTAATGATCGAGTCGGTGGGGGAGATACGCCGCCGCTGCCAGGTCAGTGACAGCGAAGAGCGGTTGCTGACATCGCCTGCGGCACCCATCGTGCTCCTTCGCCAGAAGCTGCCCACGGACATTGCACCGGGGGTGGCACCGCAGAACAACTACCTTGGAGTGATGCTGCCCTGCACGCCGCTGCATCATCTGCTGATGCGCGAGGCAGACCGTCCCCTGGTGATGACCAGCGGCAATCTCTCGGAGGAGCCCATCTGCAGCCAGAACGATGAGGCTCTGCAGCGGCTGGGCCACCTGGCCGACGCCTTTCTCGTGCATAACCGCGGCATACACTCACGCTATGATGACAGCGTGTGGATGGTTCCGGCTTCCGTGGGGCCTCAGCCCATCCGTCGCGCCCGTGGCTACGCTCCCAATCCAGTGCGGCTCAACGGTCCTATGCCCCGGGTTCTGGCCCTCGGCGCTGAACTGAAGAACACCTTCTGTCTGACTCGCGACCACTACGCCTTTGTCAGTCAGCACATCGGGGACCTGGAGAACCTGGAGACCCTGGAGCACCTGACGGCCACCATCGAGCTCTATGAACGACTGTTTCGTTTCACCCCCGAGGTCGTCGCCTGCGACCTGCATCCGGACTATCTGGCAACGCAGTACGCGCAGGAGCGTGCCAGGGAGCAGGGTCTGCCGCTCATTCCGGTACAGCATCATCTGGCTCACATTGCCAGTTGCCTGGCCGACAACAACTGGCCTGCGGACGGCCCACCGGTCATCGGCGTGGCACTGGACGGCACCGGACTGGGCGGCGATGGTCGGATTTGGGGCGGCGAGTTTCTGATTGCCGATTGCCATTCGGCGAGACGCTTTGGACACCTGGAGTATCTGCCCCTGCCGGGAGGCGACTCGGCCACGCGCAAACCCTATCGCATTGCTCTGGCCTACCTGCAGGCACTGCTGGGAGAGGTGCCTCATGTGCCTGCCCTCGAGGCCGTGCCGCGGGAGGAGCTGGAGAACATACAACGCATGGTGGCGGGCAGTGTGAACACACCGTTGACCTCTTCCTGCGGGCGCCTCTTTGACGCCGTGAGCGCACTGCTTGGCGTTTGCTCGGCAACGAGCTACGATGCACAGGCCGCCATCGAGTTGGAAATGGCTGTCGGGGACATTGACGCGGCACAGGTTGCCCCGTACGCGTTTGGCCTGGACACGACCCCAGAGGGCGGCATGCTGCGCCTCCAGCCGCTCTTCCAGGGGCTGATCACTGACCTGCTGGCTGGTGTCGGCGTACCTACGATGTCAGTACGATTCCATCGCACGGTCTCAGCGATGGTGACGGCAATGGCCAGTCTGATTCGCGAACAGCACCAGGTAGACACCGTCGCATTGTCGGGCGGCTGTTTCCAGAACCGGCTGCTGTTGCGCCTGTGTGTCGAAAGCCTGCGGGCAGAACGCTTCGATGTGCTCGTGCACCATCAGGTGCCAAGCAACGACGGCGGAATCTCACTCGGCCAGGCAATTGTCGCTGGCCTGCGGATGGCCGGGGCATCCCGGCAGAAACGGGTCCTCTAA
- the mshA_7 gene encoding D-inositol 3-phosphate glycosyltransferase: MRIGIDARLVFYRQAGISQYTVRLLEELAQVDPAVQYVVLQSRKDQTRLADRPNLLRRSLWTPPHHRAEQLLLPLELATLDLDVLHSPDFIPPFRRNCKSVITIHDLNFLMYPHFLTPESARYYGQIDQAVRSCDHIIAVSECTKRDVIRLTGAQENKITVVYEAAHPLYRPLNDPAFSAEVKRRNGLERDFVLFVSTIEPRKNVPTLLMAFRQLLDDYRPEVDLVLGGEKGWLFEEVFALVDKLQLKDRVRFVGKVTPEDLLGLYNAAKILVHPAFYEGFGLPPLEAMACGTPVVVSNTSSLPEVVGDAALLVDPSDVEGLTVAMWRVLSDATLRKKMIDKGLKRARQFSWRKAAEETLEVYRRLAGERPTHQQRGPSTPTPDSGTVRT, translated from the coding sequence ATGCGCATCGGCATTGACGCTCGGCTCGTTTTCTACAGGCAAGCGGGAATTAGCCAGTACACAGTGCGGTTGCTGGAGGAGCTGGCGCAGGTTGATCCTGCGGTGCAGTATGTGGTGCTGCAGAGTCGCAAGGACCAAACCAGGCTGGCGGATCGGCCGAACCTGTTGAGGCGCAGCCTCTGGACTCCGCCCCATCATCGCGCCGAGCAGTTGTTGTTGCCGCTCGAGCTCGCCACGCTTGACCTGGACGTGCTCCATAGCCCGGACTTTATCCCTCCGTTCCGTCGCAACTGCAAGTCCGTAATCACCATCCACGACCTGAACTTTTTGATGTACCCGCACTTTCTCACCCCGGAGAGCGCTCGTTACTATGGGCAGATCGACCAGGCAGTGCGGAGCTGTGACCACATCATCGCCGTGTCAGAGTGCACCAAGAGGGACGTGATCCGCCTGACGGGTGCGCAGGAAAACAAGATCACCGTGGTCTACGAGGCGGCTCATCCTCTGTACCGGCCGCTCAATGACCCGGCCTTTTCGGCCGAGGTCAAGCGCCGCAACGGACTGGAACGCGACTTTGTTCTGTTTGTGAGCACCATCGAGCCGCGCAAGAATGTTCCGACGTTGCTGATGGCATTCCGGCAACTGCTGGACGACTATCGCCCGGAGGTAGACCTGGTGCTGGGCGGCGAGAAGGGCTGGCTGTTCGAAGAGGTCTTTGCCCTGGTAGACAAACTGCAGCTAAAAGACAGGGTGCGCTTTGTCGGCAAAGTAACTCCGGAGGACTTGCTCGGCCTTTACAACGCCGCCAAGATCCTGGTTCATCCCGCTTTCTACGAAGGCTTTGGCCTCCCGCCGTTGGAGGCGATGGCCTGCGGCACGCCGGTGGTTGTGTCCAACACCTCCTCTCTTCCGGAGGTGGTGGGCGATGCCGCTCTGCTCGTGGATCCGAGCGACGTGGAAGGCCTGACTGTGGCGATGTGGCGAGTGTTGAGCGATGCGACTCTGCGCAAAAAGATGATCGACAAAGGACTGAAGCGGGCCCGCCAGTTCTCGTGGAGGAAGGCGGCGGAAGAAACGTTGGAGGTCTACCGACGCCTGGCCGGCGAGAGGCCAACGCACCAACAGCGGGGACCGTCAACACCAACGCCAGATTCTGGCACCGTGCGCACCTAG
- the hypE gene encoding Hydrogenase expression/formation protein HypE: protein MSDSFVVLAHGSGGRLTHDLIREVFARHFRSPLLATQDDSAVWSPVVPKGARLAMTTDSYVVQPLFFPGGDIGQLAVCGTVNDLAMVGARPLYLSAGFILEEGLSFADLERVVQSMARSATDSGVEIVTGDTKVVDRGRAGGDGLFINTAGVGIVPPGISLSGANARVGDRVILSGPIGMHGMAIMTLREGLRFSLPLESDCAPLNGLVETMLEAGPSIRCLRDPTRGGLATTLNEIAGQSRVGIEVDEGSIPVPEAVRAACELLGLDALYVANEGKLVAIVPAADEERVLEAMRGHPLGQQATSIGRVVSDHAGRVVLATTLGARRVLDMLSGALLPRIC, encoded by the coding sequence ATGAGCGATTCCTTTGTTGTGCTGGCGCATGGCAGCGGCGGCCGGCTAACACACGATCTTATCCGCGAGGTCTTTGCCCGGCATTTCCGCAGCCCGCTGCTGGCCACACAGGATGACTCTGCCGTATGGTCGCCTGTGGTGCCAAAAGGGGCACGGCTGGCCATGACTACGGACAGCTATGTTGTTCAACCTCTGTTCTTTCCCGGTGGTGACATTGGCCAGCTGGCCGTCTGTGGCACGGTCAATGACCTGGCGATGGTCGGGGCGCGACCACTCTACCTGAGCGCCGGGTTCATTCTGGAGGAGGGCCTGTCCTTTGCCGACCTGGAGCGGGTCGTGCAGTCGATGGCGCGCTCTGCAACGGACTCGGGTGTGGAGATCGTCACGGGCGACACGAAGGTAGTGGATCGCGGCAGGGCGGGTGGCGATGGGCTGTTCATCAACACAGCCGGCGTCGGGATCGTGCCGCCGGGGATCAGCCTGTCTGGGGCCAATGCCAGGGTGGGCGACCGGGTGATTCTGAGCGGTCCCATCGGAATGCACGGGATGGCTATCATGACGCTTCGTGAAGGCCTGCGTTTCTCGCTGCCCCTGGAAAGCGACTGCGCCCCGCTGAACGGGCTCGTAGAGACTATGCTCGAGGCCGGCCCGAGCATCCGCTGCCTGAGAGACCCCACCCGTGGGGGACTGGCCACTACGCTCAATGAAATCGCCGGGCAGAGCAGAGTGGGTATCGAAGTAGACGAAGGGAGTATTCCCGTACCGGAGGCAGTCCGCGCTGCCTGCGAGCTTCTCGGTCTCGATGCGCTCTATGTGGCCAACGAGGGCAAGTTGGTCGCCATTGTTCCGGCGGCCGACGAAGAGCGCGTTCTTGAGGCGATGCGCGGGCACCCCCTCGGACAGCAGGCAACCTCTATCGGACGGGTCGTTTCAGACCATGCCGGACGCGTCGTGCTTGCGACCACGCTGGGCGCCCGCCGTGTCCTGGATATGCTGTCGGGGGCTCTGTTGCCGCGTATTTGTTAG
- a CDS encoding preprotein translocase subunit SecF: protein MTDIVGKRKWYFLISALVIIPGLIAMGISWVRFGSPLLLSIDFKGGSLWELRFEQPVAPAAVRQVFVNRGYGDTVVQTTTDELTVLIRAKELAEGEKAAIKDELTTQFGPSTELRFDQVGPTVGRETTRSAAIAIAAAAIAIMGFIIVAWRKVPHALRYGLCATIATFHDVLVTLGAFSILGLLLGWEADALFLTAMLTVTGFSVQDTIVVFDRIRENIPKRRGEPYELIVNRSLLETLHRSLATQLNAFFILFAILFFGGVTIRHFVATLLIGMISGTYSSLFIAVPLLVVWEKGDLGKLFRRTSTAS, encoded by the coding sequence ATGACTGACATCGTCGGCAAGCGCAAGTGGTACTTCCTCATCTCCGCTCTGGTCATTATCCCGGGCCTGATTGCCATGGGCATCTCCTGGGTGCGGTTTGGCAGCCCGCTTCTCCTTAGCATCGATTTCAAAGGCGGCTCGCTGTGGGAGCTGAGGTTCGAACAGCCAGTAGCACCAGCGGCTGTACGCCAGGTGTTTGTCAACCGGGGGTACGGCGACACGGTGGTGCAGACGACTACCGACGAGCTCACGGTGCTCATCCGCGCGAAAGAACTGGCTGAGGGTGAAAAGGCGGCCATCAAGGACGAGCTCACGACCCAGTTCGGCCCGTCCACCGAGCTGCGCTTTGACCAGGTCGGGCCCACGGTGGGCCGCGAGACAACGCGCAGCGCTGCCATTGCCATCGCTGCCGCAGCCATCGCCATCATGGGTTTCATCATCGTTGCTTGGCGCAAGGTGCCGCACGCGCTGCGCTACGGCCTGTGTGCCACCATCGCGACCTTTCACGATGTCCTCGTGACGCTGGGCGCCTTCTCCATTCTGGGACTGCTGCTGGGTTGGGAGGCCGACGCTCTGTTCCTCACCGCCATGCTGACGGTCACGGGCTTTTCGGTGCAGGATACCATCGTTGTGTTCGACCGCATCCGCGAGAACATTCCGAAGCGGCGCGGCGAGCCCTATGAGCTCATCGTCAACCGCAGCCTTCTGGAGACCCTGCATCGGTCGCTGGCCACCCAGTTGAACGCCTTCTTCATTCTGTTTGCCATCCTGTTCTTCGGCGGTGTGACCATTCGCCACTTTGTCGCCACTCTCTTGATCGGCATGATCAGCGGCACCTACTCCTCGCTGTTCATCGCCGTGCCATTGCTGGTGGTCTGGGAAAAGGGCGATCTGGGCAAGCTGTTCCGCCGCACTTCTACCGCTTCCTGA
- the hypC gene encoding Hydrogenase isoenzymes formation protein HypC, whose amino-acid sequence MMCLAVPTRIISIDGQMAEVDIGGVGARISIALTPAAKAGDYVLVHTGFAIEVLDEAEALETLQMLKEMQDSAQPAPGCSTAGQR is encoded by the coding sequence ATGATGTGTCTGGCAGTACCAACCAGGATAATCAGCATTGACGGTCAGATGGCGGAGGTCGACATAGGCGGCGTGGGGGCGAGGATCAGCATCGCGCTGACGCCAGCAGCCAAGGCTGGTGACTATGTGCTTGTTCACACCGGCTTTGCCATTGAAGTCCTTGACGAGGCCGAGGCGCTGGAGACCCTGCAGATGCTGAAAGAGATGCAGGACTCGGCGCAGCCGGCGCCAGGGTGCTCCACGGCGGGTCAGCGGTGA
- the spoIIE gene encoding Stage II sporulation protein E, whose protein sequence is MVRQTVDSELELQVGAAKVSKYAVSESGDTLEVTERPHGGLSLVLADGQQSGRAAKVISSLVARKAITLLAEGVRDGAAARATHDYLRTHRQGQVSCELAIASLDLETRTLVLSRNTHCPALIVDGTRLRVWDEPSEAIGIHARTKPVILELPLLAPTWLILFTDGILEAGQHNGAGFALADWLSTRLEQGIASPAALADALLAEAMARDQGRPHDDMSVLVLGLLSRTSVDPARRLAMRFPMPPF, encoded by the coding sequence ATGGTCAGGCAGACAGTCGATAGCGAGCTCGAACTGCAGGTGGGTGCCGCCAAAGTCAGCAAGTATGCGGTCAGCGAAAGCGGCGACACACTCGAGGTGACGGAGAGGCCGCATGGCGGCCTGTCTCTCGTGCTGGCCGATGGGCAACAGAGCGGTCGGGCCGCCAAGGTCATCAGCAGCCTGGTGGCACGCAAGGCCATCACGCTGCTGGCGGAAGGAGTCCGCGACGGGGCGGCTGCCCGTGCGACGCACGACTATCTGCGCACTCACCGTCAGGGACAGGTCTCCTGCGAGCTGGCCATCGCCTCCCTCGACCTCGAGACCAGGACACTGGTTCTGTCGCGCAACACCCACTGCCCGGCACTCATCGTTGACGGCACCAGGTTGCGTGTGTGGGATGAGCCCAGCGAGGCGATCGGCATCCATGCGCGCACCAAGCCCGTCATTCTCGAGCTGCCCCTGCTCGCGCCGACCTGGCTGATACTGTTCACCGACGGCATCCTGGAGGCAGGCCAACACAACGGTGCCGGGTTCGCGCTGGCTGACTGGTTATCGACGAGGCTCGAGCAAGGCATCGCTTCGCCGGCGGCGCTCGCCGATGCGCTTCTCGCCGAAGCCATGGCGCGCGATCAGGGCCGGCCCCACGATGACATGAGCGTGCTGGTCCTCGGGCTGCTATCCCGAACCTCCGTCGACCCGGCGCGTCGCCTGGCCATGCGCTTTCCCATGCCCCCATTCTGA
- a CDS encoding preprotein translocase subunit SecD — translation MQQRDLTLLMLIIILAGLAIWVVWPGNPGLSIHFGPINIDRAIKIHSGLDLQGGMQVVLAADPAPGQTIDSDALAAAKAIVESRVNGLGVTEPLVQLAPPDRIVVELPGIQDPDLAISTLRQTGLLEFIDAGTTFLTPGTVVRSSYRETGEFGIPTPAPVITATPTIAATATPVPSATPAVGATEGVTPTVTAEPTPSPTPSIRIFRTVITGQHLKTAQVGQDEYGRPEIQFQLTDDGGKIFAAHTGSHIGSYLAIVMDGVVISCPKIETAITEASGRITGDFELAAARSIVVQLRYGALPVPLKVIQNRSVGPTLGQDSVAKSTRAGSIGVIIVLVFMLVYYRLHGLVADIALIIYALITFALFKLIPVTLTLPGIAGFLFSIGTAVDANILIFERMKEELRQGKRFSSAIQAGFDRAWTSIRDSNMSTFITCGILYWFGSNYGASMVKGFAVTLFLGVLVSMFTAITVTRTIIRALYALGGEKLRESKWLIGL, via the coding sequence ATGCAGCAACGCGACCTGACACTGTTGATGCTTATCATTATCCTGGCTGGCCTGGCCATCTGGGTTGTCTGGCCCGGCAATCCGGGCCTGAGCATTCACTTTGGCCCGATCAATATCGACCGCGCTATCAAGATACACAGTGGCCTCGACCTCCAGGGCGGCATGCAGGTGGTCTTGGCCGCCGACCCCGCCCCTGGCCAGACTATTGACTCGGACGCGCTGGCGGCAGCCAAAGCCATCGTTGAGAGCCGCGTCAACGGCCTTGGCGTAACCGAGCCTCTGGTTCAATTGGCGCCGCCGGATCGCATCGTGGTCGAGCTGCCCGGTATTCAGGATCCGGACCTGGCCATTTCGACCCTTCGGCAAACCGGTCTGCTCGAGTTCATCGACGCCGGCACTACGTTCCTGACGCCAGGAACCGTTGTGCGCAGCAGTTACCGCGAGACAGGCGAGTTTGGCATTCCGACTCCTGCGCCTGTGATCACTGCGACGCCGACTATCGCTGCCACAGCCACGCCCGTTCCCTCTGCTACGCCTGCGGTCGGCGCCACCGAAGGTGTGACCCCAACTGTCACCGCAGAGCCTACGCCGAGCCCAACTCCAAGCATCCGCATCTTCCGCACGGTCATCACCGGCCAGCACCTGAAGACTGCCCAGGTCGGCCAGGACGAGTACGGCCGACCGGAGATCCAATTCCAGTTGACTGACGATGGCGGCAAGATCTTTGCCGCGCATACCGGCTCGCACATTGGCAGCTACCTGGCCATTGTGATGGACGGCGTGGTCATTTCCTGCCCCAAGATCGAGACCGCGATTACCGAAGCCTCGGGGCGAATCACCGGTGACTTTGAGCTCGCGGCAGCCCGCAGCATCGTCGTCCAGTTGCGTTACGGCGCGCTGCCCGTCCCGCTCAAGGTGATTCAGAACCGCAGCGTCGGCCCTACCCTGGGCCAGGATTCGGTGGCCAAGAGCACTCGTGCCGGTTCCATCGGCGTGATCATTGTGCTTGTGTTCATGCTGGTGTACTACCGACTGCACGGGCTGGTAGCCGACATCGCGCTGATCATCTATGCGCTAATCACCTTTGCCCTGTTCAAGCTAATCCCGGTGACACTGACTCTGCCTGGTATCGCTGGCTTCCTCTTTTCCATTGGCACAGCAGTGGACGCCAACATCCTCATCTTTGAGCGTATGAAGGAAGAGCTGCGTCAGGGCAAGCGATTCAGCTCGGCAATCCAGGCAGGATTCGATCGAGCCTGGACCTCCATCCGCGACTCGAACATGTCGACCTTTATTACCTGCGGTATCCTCTACTGGTTTGGCAGCAACTATGGTGCTAGTATGGTCAAAGGCTTTGCCGTGACCCTGTTCCTCGGCGTGCTCGTCAGTATGTTCACCGCCATCACGGTCACCCGCACCATCATCCGCGCCCTCTATGCCCTCGGCGGCGAGAAGCTGCGCGAGAGCAAATGGCTGATCGGCCTTTAG
- the hypD gene encoding Hydrogenase expression/formation protein HypD — protein sequence MKFLDEFRDPVLARKLLVALECRATRPVRFMEFCGGHTHAILRSGLRQLLPANIRLSSGPGCPVCVTASSDIDRAITLARQPGVILATFGDMIRVPGGRPRGQINSLQEARAVGADVRIVYSTLDALDIARSNPAREVIFLGVGFETTAPTIAAAVVQAESERLPNFSVLSLHKLTPPATRAILDAGEVQLSGIIGPGHVTSIIGARAWQFLPEEYGMPCAVSGFEPLDILQAVAALVEMAMAGKPAVSNQYGRGVKPEGNVVAQELLKRVFHIVPAEWRGLGVVGDSGLALRDEYRSFDALGRFPLPVEASQEPVGCRCGDVLRGVIAPPECPLFGRVCTPDDPVGPCMVSGEGACAAFLQYGV from the coding sequence GTGAAGTTCCTCGACGAGTTCCGCGATCCAGTCCTGGCGCGCAAGCTGCTGGTTGCCCTGGAGTGCCGCGCCACGAGGCCGGTTCGCTTCATGGAGTTCTGCGGGGGGCACACGCACGCCATTCTCCGCTCGGGCCTGAGGCAGTTGCTGCCAGCCAACATTCGGCTGTCGTCAGGGCCGGGGTGCCCGGTGTGCGTCACGGCCAGCTCGGACATTGACCGGGCCATCACGTTGGCCAGACAACCAGGTGTGATCCTGGCCACGTTTGGCGATATGATTCGAGTGCCGGGAGGAAGGCCACGCGGTCAGATCAACAGCCTTCAAGAGGCCAGAGCCGTCGGAGCGGATGTGCGCATCGTGTACTCGACTCTCGATGCGCTCGACATCGCCCGGTCGAACCCTGCCCGCGAGGTGATCTTCCTGGGCGTGGGGTTTGAGACCACCGCGCCAACAATCGCCGCCGCTGTTGTTCAGGCCGAGTCCGAACGACTGCCCAACTTTTCGGTCTTGTCCCTGCACAAGCTCACGCCACCGGCGACCAGGGCCATTCTGGATGCGGGTGAGGTCCAACTATCGGGCATCATCGGCCCGGGCCATGTCACGTCGATCATCGGCGCCAGGGCGTGGCAGTTCTTGCCTGAGGAGTATGGCATGCCCTGCGCCGTCTCCGGTTTTGAACCGCTGGACATTCTGCAGGCTGTGGCCGCGCTGGTGGAGATGGCTATGGCGGGCAAACCGGCCGTCAGCAACCAATACGGCCGTGGGGTCAAACCAGAGGGCAACGTCGTCGCGCAAGAGCTGTTGAAGCGGGTGTTTCACATCGTGCCAGCCGAATGGCGCGGGCTGGGCGTCGTTGGTGACAGCGGACTGGCCCTGCGAGACGAATACCGCTCCTTCGACGCCCTGGGCCGTTTCCCTCTGCCAGTAGAGGCCAGTCAGGAACCTGTGGGCTGCCGCTGTGGCGATGTGCTGCGCGGGGTGATTGCGCCTCCCGAGTGTCCTCTCTTTGGGCGGGTGTGCACCCCTGATGATCCAGTGGGGCCCTGCATGGTCTCTGGCGAGGGCGCCTGCGCGGCATTCCTCCAGTACGGAGTGTGA